The following proteins are co-located in the Streptomyces sp. NBC_00435 genome:
- a CDS encoding response regulator transcription factor, with the protein MDDHPVVRAGLRALLSGCAEFEVCGEAADGGAALRLVRELAPDLVLMDIRMGPGMCGVETTRRIGRLPAPPRVVVLTSYESDAYIVRAVEAGVAGYLLKGSPPDLLFQSLRTVAAGDSALSPSVVSRLMNAYRAPRAALTARETEILELIATGRSNREIGSALFISGTTVKTHLVHVYEKLGVENRTAAVRAAVDRGLIGLG; encoded by the coding sequence GTGGACGATCATCCCGTCGTGCGGGCCGGGCTGCGGGCGTTGTTGTCCGGGTGTGCCGAGTTCGAGGTGTGCGGGGAGGCGGCGGACGGGGGTGCGGCGTTGCGGCTGGTTCGTGAGCTGGCTCCGGATCTGGTGCTGATGGACATCCGGATGGGGCCGGGCATGTGCGGGGTCGAGACCACACGGCGGATCGGCCGGCTGCCCGCGCCGCCCCGGGTGGTGGTACTGACCAGCTACGAGTCCGACGCGTACATCGTGCGGGCGGTGGAGGCGGGCGTGGCGGGGTACCTGCTGAAGGGGTCCCCGCCCGACCTGCTGTTCCAGTCGCTGCGGACGGTCGCGGCGGGCGATTCGGCGCTGTCGCCCTCGGTGGTCTCGCGGCTGATGAACGCCTACCGGGCGCCGCGGGCGGCGCTGACTGCCCGGGAGACCGAGATCCTGGAGCTGATCGCGACGGGCCGCTCCAACCGGGAGATCGGCTCGGCGCTGTTCATCAGCGGGACGACGGTCAAGACCCACCTCGTGCACGTCTACGAGAAGCTCGGGGTGGAGAACCGTACGGCGGCCGTGAGGGCGGCCGTCGACCGCGGACTCATCGGGTTGGGGTAG
- a CDS encoding sensor histidine kinase: MAAAGGQGEAVADGVLRERNRLAAELHDTVAQGLTSMHLLLDAADREWTREPGQARRLVRQAAVAARENLAEARRLIHDLAPPELDGGSLPEALRGLCAGAEGARFRLEGEPRRLDWRVEGAVLRAAQGALANVRRHARASATVVTLTYQPYVVALDVWDDGVGFDPAGAGGGDGLRLLRRRIGYLGGTATVESTPGGGTVVSVCLPAPAPAPASAPVSGSAPALASASAPATDPAPGQAPATAPDPA, from the coding sequence ATGGCGGCTGCGGGGGGACAGGGCGAGGCGGTGGCGGACGGGGTGCTCCGGGAGCGCAACCGGCTCGCCGCCGAGTTGCACGACACCGTGGCGCAGGGCCTGACCAGCATGCACCTGCTGCTCGATGCCGCCGATCGGGAGTGGACGCGGGAGCCCGGCCAGGCCCGGCGGCTCGTCCGGCAGGCCGCGGTGGCCGCGCGCGAGAACCTCGCCGAGGCCCGGCGGCTGATACACGATCTTGCTCCGCCCGAGCTGGACGGCGGGTCGTTGCCCGAGGCCCTGCGCGGGTTGTGCGCGGGGGCGGAGGGGGCCCGGTTCCGGCTGGAGGGGGAACCCCGCCGGCTGGATTGGAGGGTCGAGGGGGCGGTGTTACGGGCGGCGCAGGGAGCGCTGGCCAACGTACGCCGCCACGCGCGGGCCTCGGCGACCGTGGTGACCCTGACCTACCAGCCGTACGTGGTCGCCCTGGACGTGTGGGACGACGGCGTCGGGTTCGATCCGGCCGGGGCAGGTGGCGGGGACGGCCTGCGGCTGCTGCGGCGCCGGATCGGGTACCTGGGGGGTACGGCCACGGTGGAGAGCACTCCGGGCGGGGGCACCGTGGTGTCGGTCTGCCTGCCGGCTCCGGCCCCGGCCCCGGCTTCAGCCCCGGTGTCGGGATCAGCCCCGGCCCTGGCCTCCGCCTCGGCCCCAGCAACAGACCCGGCCCCGGGCCAAGCCCCGGCCACAGCACCGGATCCGGCATGA
- a CDS encoding pentapeptide repeat-containing protein → MVRNGQRQTVKAAKRPEVRLPELSAWEGGGLEPDGDYDGLELEDLDLAGQDGRGSRFMDCALRRCALDESVLANARFLDSVLEGVRGVGTDLSGASLRDVELLEARLGGVQLHGAVLERVLVRGGKIDYLNLRMAKLKDVVFEGCVLVEPDFGGAVMERVEFRDCAVRGADFAGARMAEVDLRGAVELGIARGVEALAGAVISPAQLFDLAPALAAQVGLRVLA, encoded by the coding sequence ATGGTGCGAAACGGGCAGAGGCAGACGGTGAAGGCGGCGAAGCGGCCGGAGGTGCGGCTGCCGGAGCTGAGCGCGTGGGAGGGCGGTGGGCTGGAGCCGGACGGGGACTACGACGGGCTGGAGCTCGAGGACCTTGACCTGGCGGGTCAGGACGGGCGGGGGTCCCGGTTCATGGACTGCGCGCTACGGCGATGCGCGCTGGACGAGAGCGTGCTGGCCAATGCGCGGTTCCTGGACTCGGTGCTGGAGGGCGTCCGAGGCGTCGGGACCGACCTGTCGGGGGCCTCGCTGCGGGACGTCGAACTGCTGGAAGCCCGGCTGGGCGGGGTGCAGTTGCACGGGGCGGTGCTGGAGCGGGTGCTCGTGCGCGGGGGCAAGATCGACTATCTGAACCTGCGGATGGCCAAGCTGAAGGACGTGGTCTTCGAGGGGTGCGTGCTGGTGGAGCCGGACTTCGGGGGTGCGGTGATGGAGCGGGTGGAGTTCCGGGACTGCGCGGTGCGGGGGGCGGATTTCGCGGGGGCGCGGATGGCGGAGGTGGACCTGCGGGGGGCGGTGGAGCTGGGCATCGCGCGGGGGGTGGAGGCGTTGGCGGGGGCGGTGATCAGCCCGGCGCAGCTGTTCGACCTGGCGCCGGCGTTGGCCGCGCAGGTGGGGCTGCGGGTCTTGGCGTAG
- a CDS encoding zinc-binding dehydrogenase, which translates to MRAVRLHAFGPAENLSYEPVPRPTPAPGQVRIAVAAAGVHLLDTSLRRGIQGPPAPLPALPTIPGREVAGTVDALGPGTDPAWLGRPVVVHLGFAPGGYAEYAVADADRLHTVPPGLDPATAVAMIGTGRTTLGILQFADLGPGSVALVPAAAGGIGTLLVQYAKHAGATVVALAGGPAKTALATANGADLALDYTRPDWADTVRAHHPDGATVLFDSVGGTITRTALDLLADGARHLVFGWSAGPVPLTDTDRAALEARSVTTLNVLGPAMLQRAGGDDPLRLLETRALTEAASGRLRPALQRYPLGEAATAHRDLENRATTGKVVLEP; encoded by the coding sequence ATGCGCGCCGTCCGCCTCCACGCCTTCGGCCCCGCCGAGAACCTCTCCTACGAACCAGTCCCCCGCCCCACCCCGGCCCCCGGCCAGGTCCGCATCGCCGTCGCCGCCGCCGGCGTCCACCTGCTCGACACCTCCCTGCGCCGCGGAATCCAGGGCCCACCCGCACCGCTCCCCGCGCTCCCGACCATCCCCGGCCGCGAAGTCGCCGGCACCGTCGACGCCCTCGGCCCCGGCACCGACCCCGCCTGGCTCGGCCGACCCGTCGTGGTCCACCTCGGGTTCGCCCCCGGCGGCTACGCCGAATACGCCGTCGCCGACGCCGACCGACTGCACACCGTCCCGCCCGGCCTCGACCCCGCCACCGCCGTCGCCATGATCGGCACCGGCCGCACCACGCTCGGCATCCTCCAGTTCGCCGACCTCGGCCCCGGCTCCGTCGCCCTGGTCCCCGCCGCCGCGGGCGGCATCGGCACCCTGCTCGTCCAGTACGCCAAGCACGCCGGAGCCACCGTCGTCGCCCTCGCCGGCGGCCCCGCCAAGACCGCCCTGGCCACCGCCAACGGCGCCGACCTCGCCCTCGACTACACCCGCCCCGACTGGGCCGACACCGTCCGCGCGCACCACCCCGACGGCGCCACCGTCCTCTTCGACTCCGTCGGCGGCACCATCACCCGCACCGCCCTCGACCTCCTCGCCGACGGCGCCCGCCACCTCGTCTTCGGCTGGTCCGCCGGCCCGGTCCCACTCACGGACACCGACCGCGCCGCCCTCGAAGCCCGCTCCGTCACCACACTCAACGTCCTCGGCCCCGCCATGCTCCAGCGCGCCGGCGGCGACGACCCCCTGCGCCTCCTCGAAACCCGAGCCCTCACCGAAGCCGCCAGCGGCCGCCTCCGCCCGGCCCTCCAGCGCTACCCCCTCGGCGAAGCCGCCACGGCCCACCGCGACCTGGAAAACCGTGCCACCACCGGCAAGGTCGTCCTGGAACCCTAG
- a CDS encoding GNAT family N-acetyltransferase, with amino-acid sequence MIRSVVASDVPVIHTMIRELAEYEKVPHEARATEEQLREALFGERPAAFAHVACTPEGEVAGFALWFLSFSTWRGVHGIYLEDLYVRPGVRGGGYGKALLRELARICVERGYERLEWAVLDWNAPAIDFYRSVGAVSMDEWTVNRLTDDALRKLGGAL; translated from the coding sequence ATGATCCGTAGTGTTGTCGCCAGCGACGTTCCCGTCATCCACACCATGATCCGGGAGCTCGCGGAGTACGAGAAGGTGCCGCACGAGGCGCGTGCCACAGAGGAGCAGTTGCGGGAGGCGTTGTTCGGGGAGCGTCCGGCGGCGTTCGCGCACGTCGCCTGCACGCCGGAGGGCGAGGTGGCCGGGTTCGCGCTGTGGTTCCTCAGTTTCTCGACGTGGCGCGGGGTGCACGGCATCTATCTGGAGGACCTGTACGTACGTCCGGGTGTGCGCGGTGGCGGCTATGGGAAGGCGTTGCTGCGGGAGTTGGCGCGGATCTGTGTGGAGCGTGGCTACGAGCGGCTGGAGTGGGCCGTTCTCGACTGGAACGCGCCTGCGATCGATTTCTACCGGTCGGTCGGAGCGGTGTCGATGGACGAGTGGACCGTGAACCGGCTGACGGACGACGCGCTGCGCAAGCTGGGCGGGGCCCTGTAG